In Geotalea uraniireducens, the genomic window GCGTTGAAGGATCTTACCCCGGGACTTCCTTCCGACGTTTTGCTGAACCGGCCCGATATCCTCCAGGCCGAGAGCCTGCTCAAGGGGGCAAATGCCAATATCGGTGCGGCGCGGGCGGCATTTTTCCCCCGCATTACCCTGGTTTCGAGCGTCGGCTTCGGTAGCAACGATCTGACGGGGCTTTTCCAGGGCGATTCCTTTGCCTGGAATTTCGCTCCGCATATCTCGCTGCCGATTTTTGACGCCGGCCGCAACCGGGCCAACCTCCAGGTGGCAGAAGTAGATCGGAACATTGCGGTTGCCCAGTATGAGAAGGCAATTCAGACGGCGTTCCGCGAGGTCGCCGATGCTCTTGCCCAGCGGGGCACCATCGATGACCAAGTGGCGGCGCAACAGTCGCTGACCGATGCCACCGCCGAGAGCTACCGGCTCTCCCAGGCCCGTTACGACAAGGGCGTCGACAGCTACCTGAACGTCCTCGATTCCCAGCGCTCCCTGTACAGTGCCCAGCAAAACCTGATCACGGCACGACTCTCCCGGCTTGCCAACCTGGTGACGCTTTACAAGGTGCTGGGGGGGGGAAGCAAATAAAGTCCCGCAACGGGTGAAGCGACATCAGCCGTTCGACACTGCTGCCACGTGGCGGGCAGCAGTGTCGAAGCCAGCCTGGTCCGAAGCCGGAAGCGCCCGGGCCGCCAGCTGGCGCCGAATCTTTGATTAACTGGGCAAATGATCTGGACACGCGATGGAGGATTGCTAGCCATGCTAAAAGATGATCGGCAATTCAAAGATCCGGCAGCAGCCCGAGCCTATGTCCGTAACCTGACTTATCTTTTCGACGACGCGGAAGAGATGGTGGAGTTCTTGAGCGCCTGTGACATTGTCCAGGCGACGCTGGTCCGTTGGCTGTTCCAGAAAAACCGTTATGAGCGACTCCGCCGCTGCACTTGGTCCCGGGAGCCTCAAACAGGCCAGGCAGAGAAAGAGGTTGCCCGGTGCGAGTACGGCAAAGCATCGGCGGAATTTCAGCTCGCTAAGGAGAGCCTCAAGAGAATAATCAGAAAGCTCGACGGCGCCCGAGGCGACAGAGAGCTGCCCGGTGGATGATCCCGCTGGCGGGAGCCTTGTCGATCGAGGATGGCGGCGGAGTCGGCCTGGAGCGGCAAATCGGCATCATCACGCCAACCCAGTAATAGTCCTCTCCTTAACCGATCTCCCCCTTTACATACATATCTCAAAGTAGCCGCCAGCGACGAGGAACAGGGCAAGTTGCGGTAAACTTCAAGGAAGAGCATTTTTCGGTCCCGGAGCTCCCCGCTCGGGACTGCTGAACCGTCTGTTGACGGTCTGCAGAAACGATACTGCTGCACAAATCTCTGGGGTCGGGGTCGACTTCCCGGCCGCGGGAGGGGGCAATGACCGGACAGTGGAAGAAGTGGTTGTTCAGAATTGCCGGGCTGTTGATGGTGGGCCTGCTTGCCGCGGTTCTCTGGCAGAAGTTCGGCGGTACCGGCAAGGACGACGGGTTGGTTAGTGGCAATGGGCGCATCGAGGCGGTGGAGATCGATGTTGCTGCCAAGGTTGCCGGCCGGGTCAAGGATATTCTGGTCCGCGAAGGGGAGTTCGTCACTGCCGGGCAGGTGGTGGCGGTTCTGGATACGGAGGCTCTCGAAGCGGAGCTCCGCCAGGCCGAGGCTCAATATCTCCAGGCCCGTACGGCGGTTGCCACCGCCCGCAGCCAGCTGGCCCAGCGGCAAAGCGAAAAGGCCGCAGCGGTGGCGCTGGTCAAGCAACGCGAGGCCGAACTCGATAATGCCCGCAAACGTTGGAACCGGTCGTCGGAGCTGGTGTCACGGGGGGCGATGTCGCAGCAAGAGGCCGATGATGACGATGCCCGGCTGAAGAGCGCCCTGGCCGTCGTCAGCTCGGCTCATGCCCAGGTGGCTGCCGCCGAGGCGGCGATCACCACGGCCCGCTCGCAGATTGCCGGGGCGGAGTCGGCGGTTGCCGCTGCCCGGGCCACGGTCGAGCGGATTCAGGCGGACATCAAAGACAGCGCCCTCAAGTCTCCCCGCGACGGTCGGGTCCAGTACCGGGTCGCCCAGCCGGGCGAGGTAGTCGGCGCCGGCGGCCGGGTGCTGAGCCTGGTCGATTTGAGCGATGTCTACATGACGTTTTTCCTGCCCACAGCGGTGGCGGGGCGGGTTGCGCTCGGCACCGACGTGCGGCTGGTGCTCGATGCCGCTCCCCAGTATGTCATTCCCGCACGGGTGTCGTTCATTGCCGATGTCGCCCAGTTCACCCCCAAAACCGTGGAAACCGCCAGCGAACGGGAGAAGCTGATGTTCCGCGTCCGCGCCCAGATTCCCGTCGCACTCCTGAAGAAGTATCTCACCCAGGTGAAGACGGGGCTGCCCGGTGTGGCCTACGTGCGGCTGGATTCCCGCACCCCGTGGCCGCCTCAGCTCGCGGGACGGTTGCTGCAATGAGTCCCGGCGTTCCGGCCGCCGGCGGCCCGCTGCCCGTGGCACGGCTCCAGCAGGTCGGCCTCTGCTACGGTGCGACCCGGGCACTCGACGGAATCACCCTGGCTATTCCCGCTGGCAGTATGGTCGGCTTCATCGGTCCCGACGGCGTGGGGAAGTCGAGTCTCTTCGCCCTGATTGCCGGCTCCCGGGCCATTCAGGCCGGCTGCGTCGAAGTGCTCGGCGGCGACATGGCCGATGGTCGCCACCGCCGGGCGGTCTGCCCGCGAGTAGCCTTCATGCCTCAGGGGCTTGGCCGCAACCTCTACGCCACTCTGTCGGTGTTCGAGAACGCCGACTTCTTCGCCCGGCTGTTCGGCCACGGTCGCCGGGAGCGGGAGCGGCGGATCGCCGAACTGCTGGCCGCCACCGGGCTGGCTCCCTTCGCCGACCGGCCGGCCGGCAAGCTTTCCGGGGGGATGAAGCAGAAGCTTGGCCTCTGCTGTGCCCTGATCCACGATCCCGACCTGCTGATCCTCGACGAACCGACCACCGGGGTCGATCCGCTGTCGCGCCGGCAGTTCTGGGAACTGATCGACCGCATTCGCGCCGGCCGACCCGGGATGAGCGTGCTGGTCGCCACCGCCTACATGGAAGAGGCCGCCAGATTCGATTGGCTGGTGGCGATGAACGCCGGCCGCATCCTCTCCACCGGCACGCCGCGGGAACTGTTGGCCCAGACCGGCGCCAGCTCGCTAGAGGAGGCGTTCATCGCCCTGCTCCCCCCTTCCCAGCGGGAAGGCCACCAAACGCTCGTCATCCCCCCGCGTCCGGGCGAAGAAACCGCCGCCGAGGCGGTCATCGAGGCCCACGGCCTGACGATGCGCTTCGGCGATTTCGTCGCTGTCGATCAGGTGAGTTTCCGGATCGGCCGGGGGGAGATCTTCGGCTTTCTCGGCTCGAACGGCTGCGGCAAGACCACCACCATGAAGATGCTGACCGGGCTCTTGCCGGCCAGTGAAGGGGAGGCCCGGCTGTTCGGCCGGCCGGTCGACCCCCGCGATCTTGCCACCCGGCGGCGGGTCGGCTACATGTCCCAATCCTTTTCGCTCTACAGTGAACTGACGGTACGGCAGAACCTGGTGCTGCATGCCCGGTTGTTCGGGATGCGCGAGGAGCTGATCGCGCCGCGGGCCCAGGAGATGGCCCGCCGCTTCGGTCTCAGCGAGGTGATGGAAAGCCTGCCCGACGCCCTGCCGCTGGGGCAGCGCCAGCGGCTTTCCCTAGCGGTGGCGATGATCCACGGCCCGGAGATGCTGATCCTCGACGAGCCGACCTCCGGGGTGGACCCGGTAGCCCGCGACGCCTTCTGGCAGATCATGATCGACCTGGCGCGCCGGGATAAGGTCACGATCTTCATCTCCACTCACTTTATGAACGAAGCCGAGCGTTGCGACCGGATCTCGTTGATGCATGCGGGCCGGGTGCTGGTCAGCGATGCGCCGGCGGCGCTGATCGCCGCCCGTGGAGCGAAAACGCTGGAAGAGGCATTCATCGGCTACCTGGAGGAGGCGGGGGCTGCCGACATCGTCTCCCCACCTCATCCGAGCTCTCCGCCTGAAGGGGAGGCAACGGGCTCGACGTTCCCCTCCCTGCAGGAAGTGGCTCAGGAGGGGAGCGGCGAGCGCCCGTATAACCGGAGCCCCTTCAGTCTGCGCCGGCTGATCAGCTATTCCCGCCGCGAAGGCCTGGAGCTGCGGCGCGATCCGATCCGCCTTGCTCTCGCCATGCTGGGGAGCCTGATCCTGATGATCGTTATGGGGTATGGCATTACCCTGGATGTGGAGAATCTTACCTTTGCGGTCCTCGATCGGGACCAGACCGCCATCAGCCGGGATTATACGCACAACCTTGCCGGTTCGCGCTATTTCAGCGAGCGCCCGCCCCTCAGGGACTATGCCGATCTGGACCGGCGGATGCGAGCCGGGGAGATCAGTCTGGCGATCGAGATTCCTCCCGGTTTTGCCCGCGATCTGCGGCGTGGCACCCCGGTAACCGTCGGCGCCTGGATCGACGGTGCCATGCCGGCCCGCGGGGAAACGGTGCGCGGCTATGTCGAGGGGATGCATGCCCAGTGGCTGGCGACCCTGGCACGACAGGCTTCGGGCAATACCGCTGCGGCGGGGATGGCCACCATCGAGACGCGCTTTCGCTATAATCCCGATGTCAAGAGCCTGCCGGCGATGGTGCCGGCGGTGATTCCCCTGCTGCTGATGATGATTCCGGCGATGCTCAGTTCGCTGTCAGTGGTGCGGGAGAAAGAGCTCGGTTCCATCGTCAACCTGTACGTCACGCCGGTTACCCGTCTTGAATTCCTGCTCGGCAAACAGCTCCCCTACGTTGCCCTGGCAATGCTGAACTTCGTTCTGCTTGCCGCGCTGGCCATTTTCATGTTCGGCGTGCCGCTCAAGGGGAGTTTCCCCACGCTTGGTGCTGCGGCGTTGCTGTACGTGATCGCCGCCACCGCCTTCGGGCTGGTGATCTCGACCTTTATGCGCAGCCAGGTCGCTGCCATTTTCGGTACGGCGCTGCTGACCCTCCTGCCGGCGGTGCAGTTTTCCGGGATGACCGATCCGGTCTCCTCGCTGACAGGGGCGGGGGCGCTGATCGGTAAAATCTATCCGACGACCTATTTCCTGACCATTGCCCGCGGCACCTTTTCCAAGGGGCTCGGCTTTGACGACCTGCGGGCGGCCTTTTATCCCCTGCTCCTGGCGGTGCCGGTGCTGATCGGACTCAGTACGGCGCTGCTCAAGAAACAGGACCGCTGACCATGCGTGCCGCCAACATCTTCCATCTCGGCATCAAGGAGTTGCGTAGCCTGCAGCGTGACCCGGTGATGGTCGTGC contains:
- a CDS encoding HlyD family secretion protein translates to MTGQWKKWLFRIAGLLMVGLLAAVLWQKFGGTGKDDGLVSGNGRIEAVEIDVAAKVAGRVKDILVREGEFVTAGQVVAVLDTEALEAELRQAEAQYLQARTAVATARSQLAQRQSEKAAAVALVKQREAELDNARKRWNRSSELVSRGAMSQQEADDDDARLKSALAVVSSAHAQVAAAEAAITTARSQIAGAESAVAAARATVERIQADIKDSALKSPRDGRVQYRVAQPGEVVGAGGRVLSLVDLSDVYMTFFLPTAVAGRVALGTDVRLVLDAAPQYVIPARVSFIADVAQFTPKTVETASEREKLMFRVRAQIPVALLKKYLTQVKTGLPGVAYVRLDSRTPWPPQLAGRLLQ
- the rbbA gene encoding ribosome-associated ATPase/putative transporter RbbA, with amino-acid sequence MSPGVPAAGGPLPVARLQQVGLCYGATRALDGITLAIPAGSMVGFIGPDGVGKSSLFALIAGSRAIQAGCVEVLGGDMADGRHRRAVCPRVAFMPQGLGRNLYATLSVFENADFFARLFGHGRRERERRIAELLAATGLAPFADRPAGKLSGGMKQKLGLCCALIHDPDLLILDEPTTGVDPLSRRQFWELIDRIRAGRPGMSVLVATAYMEEAARFDWLVAMNAGRILSTGTPRELLAQTGASSLEEAFIALLPPSQREGHQTLVIPPRPGEETAAEAVIEAHGLTMRFGDFVAVDQVSFRIGRGEIFGFLGSNGCGKTTTMKMLTGLLPASEGEARLFGRPVDPRDLATRRRVGYMSQSFSLYSELTVRQNLVLHARLFGMREELIAPRAQEMARRFGLSEVMESLPDALPLGQRQRLSLAVAMIHGPEMLILDEPTSGVDPVARDAFWQIMIDLARRDKVTIFISTHFMNEAERCDRISLMHAGRVLVSDAPAALIAARGAKTLEEAFIGYLEEAGAADIVSPPHPSSPPEGEATGSTFPSLQEVAQEGSGERPYNRSPFSLRRLISYSRREGLELRRDPIRLALAMLGSLILMIVMGYGITLDVENLTFAVLDRDQTAISRDYTHNLAGSRYFSERPPLRDYADLDRRMRAGEISLAIEIPPGFARDLRRGTPVTVGAWIDGAMPARGETVRGYVEGMHAQWLATLARQASGNTAAAGMATIETRFRYNPDVKSLPAMVPAVIPLLLMMIPAMLSSLSVVREKELGSIVNLYVTPVTRLEFLLGKQLPYVALAMLNFVLLAALAIFMFGVPLKGSFPTLGAAALLYVIAATAFGLVISTFMRSQVAAIFGTALLTLLPAVQFSGMTDPVSSLTGAGALIGKIYPTTYFLTIARGTFSKGLGFDDLRAAFYPLLLAVPVLIGLSTALLKKQDR